Proteins found in one Gordonia sp. PDNC005 genomic segment:
- a CDS encoding molecular chaperone DnaJ, protein MSDWPTSLTLRPIQAWPGTLTAERKRSTFSAPWRLTLNLIDRELRHLGVDGAAPAVLQIALRESDFRLDGMPRARAVADHPGVILSIESKHGPLSYPCDTFTTWQENLRAIGLALESLRRLDRYGITPGGEQYTGWKQLPTGPNRDVETRAAELLAGLADMSAADIVSDPEAARLAHRKARAASHPDRFGGRRASWDQVERAAEVLGIGGAR, encoded by the coding sequence ATGAGTGACTGGCCGACATCGCTGACGCTGCGCCCGATCCAGGCGTGGCCCGGCACCCTCACCGCAGAGCGGAAACGCTCGACGTTCTCCGCGCCGTGGCGGTTGACGCTCAACCTCATCGACCGCGAACTGCGGCACCTCGGTGTCGATGGCGCTGCGCCTGCGGTGTTGCAGATCGCGCTCCGCGAGAGCGACTTCCGGCTCGACGGGATGCCACGCGCCCGCGCCGTCGCCGATCACCCCGGCGTCATCCTGTCCATCGAGTCGAAGCACGGCCCGCTGTCGTACCCGTGCGACACGTTCACGACGTGGCAGGAGAACCTCCGCGCCATCGGCCTCGCACTGGAGAGCCTGCGTCGCCTCGACCGATACGGCATCACACCAGGCGGCGAGCAGTACACGGGCTGGAAGCAACTGCCGACCGGGCCGAACCGGGATGTCGAGACGCGTGCCGCTGAACTGCTTGCCGGTCTCGCCGACATGTCGGCGGCAGACATCGTGAGTGATCCCGAGGCGGCGCGGCTCGCACACAGGAAGGCACGCGCAGCCTCCCACCCCGACCGCTTCGGGGGCCGTCGCGCCTCCTGGGACCAGGTCGAGCGTGCCGCGGAGGTCCTCGGGATCGGCGGTGCGCGATGA
- a CDS encoding helix-turn-helix domain-containing protein: MRTAYDPFIVESVMHGFPPPPDMSVAERREIVHRLRQSGLTNKAVADRLGVTRQSVEQDVARWRPQRADIALAVAGQVYPAERFDGESIAHAAGRIIARVHDECADSVWTELTTMPDMDVRALCVTLAACCDPNKSIREMLAWTDELAPTG; this comes from the coding sequence ATGCGCACCGCATACGACCCGTTCATCGTCGAGTCCGTCATGCACGGTTTCCCGCCGCCGCCAGACATGTCTGTCGCCGAACGCCGCGAGATCGTGCACCGCCTCCGCCAGTCCGGCCTGACGAACAAAGCAGTCGCTGACAGGCTGGGTGTCACACGGCAGTCCGTCGAGCAGGACGTCGCACGGTGGAGACCGCAGCGCGCAGACATCGCACTCGCAGTCGCCGGCCAGGTGTACCCCGCCGAGCGGTTCGACGGGGAGAGCATCGCCCATGCGGCGGGACGCATCATCGCACGCGTCCACGACGAATGCGCCGACAGTGTGTGGACCGAACTCACCACCATGCCCGACATGGACGTCCGCGCTCTATGTGTGACGCTCGCCGCGTGCTGCGACCCGAACAAGAGCATCCGCGAGATGCTTGCCTGGACGGACGAGCTCGCCCCAACCGGATAG
- a CDS encoding recombinase RecT has translation MGNDLRQRVQNQPAQQQGEPTLAQLIERMKPEIGRALPKHMNPDRMARIATTVLRQTPALARCTPESFLGALLTASQLGLEPGPLGEAYLVPYGTTVTFIPGYRGLVKLAWQSGKLQSFNAHIVYENDDFDYSYGLAPTLTHKPAMTNRGPAIAAYAAAVFKDGGSVFEVMSVEDIEAIRKRSKSGNNGPWKTDWAAMARKTVTKQLAKWMPLSSEFAEAVVRDGTARTDTGQLVDVTPSYVDGDVDQPQIAGTDDAAPVDRQSLEAAVLAAIDQAGHTDIAAFLSNQYGDQIDSVSELSDEELTTTLNALAAQQKEK, from the coding sequence ATGGGAAACGACCTGCGCCAGCGCGTCCAGAACCAGCCCGCCCAGCAGCAGGGGGAGCCGACGCTCGCCCAGCTGATCGAGCGGATGAAGCCCGAGATCGGGCGTGCGCTCCCGAAGCACATGAACCCCGACCGCATGGCCCGGATCGCCACGACCGTCCTGCGGCAGACGCCGGCACTCGCGCGCTGCACACCCGAGTCGTTCCTCGGCGCACTGCTCACCGCGTCGCAGCTCGGCCTCGAGCCCGGACCGCTCGGCGAGGCGTACCTCGTCCCGTACGGCACCACCGTCACGTTCATCCCCGGCTACCGCGGCCTCGTGAAACTCGCGTGGCAGTCCGGGAAGCTGCAGTCGTTCAACGCGCACATCGTGTACGAGAACGACGACTTCGACTACTCGTACGGCCTCGCGCCGACCCTCACGCACAAGCCCGCCATGACCAACCGCGGCCCGGCGATCGCCGCGTACGCCGCAGCAGTGTTCAAGGACGGCGGCTCGGTGTTCGAGGTCATGTCCGTCGAGGACATCGAAGCGATCCGTAAGCGGTCGAAGTCCGGGAACAACGGGCCGTGGAAGACCGACTGGGCGGCGATGGCCCGCAAGACCGTCACCAAGCAGCTCGCGAAGTGGATGCCCCTGTCGTCCGAGTTCGCCGAAGCCGTGGTCCGCGACGGCACCGCCCGCACCGACACCGGGCAGCTCGTCGACGTCACACCCTCGTACGTTGACGGCGACGTCGACCAACCGCAGATCGCCGGCACGGATGACGCGGCACCGGTTGACCGTCAGTCACTTGAGGCCGCAGTCCTTGCTGCGATCGACCAGGCCGGACACACCGACATCGCCGCGTTCCTGTCGAACCAATACGGCGACCAGATCGACAGCGTCTCAGAGCTGTCTGACGAAGAACTCACCACGACCCTCAACGCCCTCGCGGCACAGCAGAAAGAGAAGTAA
- a CDS encoding crossover junction endodeoxyribonuclease RuvC, protein MTALTVTGLDLSLTGTGIAHIRIDRPPTVDPQTTVETLTITSTGRRADTLPQRVARIRKLRNAIVDQARTADLVVLEAPAFAANVGSVWDRAGLWHHVVAALDHLGVPYIDVAPTRVKKFAADKGNADKAAVAAGMARLWGERAAPADNNQFDALALASLGAIRVAGRQLPIRVLERHREVVAAIDWPTVPVTRRS, encoded by the coding sequence ATGACCGCACTCACCGTGACCGGACTCGACCTCTCCCTGACCGGCACAGGCATCGCCCACATCCGCATCGACCGACCACCCACCGTCGACCCGCAGACGACCGTCGAAACCCTCACGATCACCTCGACCGGCCGCCGCGCCGACACCCTCCCGCAGCGCGTCGCCCGCATCCGGAAGCTCCGCAACGCCATCGTCGACCAGGCCCGCACAGCCGACCTCGTCGTCCTCGAAGCACCGGCATTCGCCGCCAACGTCGGCAGCGTGTGGGACCGCGCCGGACTGTGGCACCACGTCGTCGCCGCCCTCGACCACCTCGGTGTCCCGTACATCGACGTCGCACCGACCAGGGTCAAGAAGTTCGCCGCCGACAAGGGCAACGCCGACAAGGCCGCGGTCGCCGCTGGGATGGCTCGCCTGTGGGGCGAGCGTGCTGCGCCGGCCGACAACAATCAGTTCGATGCCCTCGCGTTGGCGTCGCTCGGTGCGATCCGTGTTGCTGGCCGTCAGTTGCCAATCCGGGTCCTTGAGCGGCACCGCGAAGTCGTGGCGGCGATTGACTGGCCGACAGTCCCCGTGACGCGGCGATCCTGA
- a CDS encoding 3'-5' exonuclease, whose translation MTLTDMPLAAFDLETTGVNVLHDRIVTASIVTIDGAKVNTDEWLLDPGIDIPEGAAKIHGVTTARARLEGSDYDDGYCAISDRLQTVWAQGHLVAIMNAAFDLSLMHWEGKRLGEPELVVGPVLDPLVIDKHLDPYRRGRRTLTALCEYYGVRQTDAHQSTGDSLAAARLAYRMVRLPDLADYTVDTLMAAQAQWRAEQQESLHTYFLRQGNHEAAATVSGEWPVRRTA comes from the coding sequence ATGACCCTCACCGACATGCCCCTCGCAGCATTCGACCTCGAAACCACAGGCGTCAACGTCCTCCACGACCGCATCGTCACCGCGAGCATCGTCACCATCGACGGCGCGAAAGTGAACACCGACGAATGGCTCCTCGACCCCGGCATCGATATCCCCGAGGGTGCCGCCAAGATTCACGGCGTCACCACCGCCCGAGCACGCCTCGAAGGCAGCGACTACGACGACGGCTACTGCGCGATCTCCGATCGCCTGCAGACCGTCTGGGCTCAAGGGCACCTCGTCGCGATCATGAACGCCGCGTTCGACCTGTCCCTCATGCACTGGGAAGGCAAACGCCTCGGCGAACCAGAACTCGTCGTCGGCCCCGTCCTCGACCCGCTCGTCATCGACAAGCACCTCGACCCGTACCGGCGAGGCCGGCGCACCCTGACCGCGCTGTGCGAGTACTACGGCGTCCGTCAGACCGACGCCCACCAGTCGACCGGCGACAGCCTCGCCGCAGCGCGCCTCGCGTACCGGATGGTGCGTCTCCCGGACCTCGCCGACTACACCGTCGACACCCTCATGGCCGCACAAGCTCAATGGCGCGCCGAGCAGCAGGAGTCGCTGCACACGTACTTCCTCCGCCAGGGCAACCACGAAGCCGCCGCCACCGTGTCCGGCGAGTGGCCCGTCAGGCGGACCGCATGA
- a CDS encoding lambda-exonuclease family protein: MTTTTSFKPSTDWNPYQLHARLLPTPADEIAWLRQRREGIGASETAALLGMGRWTGQTQYGVWLDKTAQVPLSTAKTEAMELGHILEPVIRDTAASRLGYEVRTIGGLASRARPWQRASLDAVLIVPDDGPIPLEVKNTSQYLAEQWSDDQVPDAAELQLQHQLAVTGAPYGYVAGMIGGSRIVTRRVDRDQELIDMIIAEEEAFWQHVLNETTPPITSRESVADIVAAAGDPDVETLVAGPEVAHEARRWADAYRQATADEKAAKAKKAEARNNLLFLADGHSEIAEQSGDVIHTVVKIVRGVFAAKRWRDDNPDLAPQFEKKVLVTDTAALRAELPDMYRAYQSVSVRFPKS, translated from the coding sequence ATGACCACGACGACGAGCTTCAAACCGTCGACAGACTGGAATCCCTACCAGTTGCACGCACGACTCCTGCCGACGCCGGCCGACGAGATCGCCTGGTTGCGGCAGCGCCGCGAAGGCATCGGCGCCAGCGAGACCGCGGCGCTCCTCGGCATGGGCCGCTGGACCGGACAGACCCAGTACGGCGTGTGGCTGGACAAAACCGCCCAGGTTCCGCTCTCGACGGCCAAGACCGAAGCGATGGAACTCGGCCACATTCTCGAACCCGTCATCCGTGACACCGCCGCATCGCGCCTCGGGTACGAGGTCCGCACCATCGGCGGCCTCGCCTCCCGCGCACGGCCGTGGCAGCGCGCCAGCCTCGACGCAGTCCTCATCGTCCCCGACGACGGGCCGATCCCACTGGAAGTGAAGAACACGTCGCAGTACCTCGCCGAGCAGTGGTCCGACGACCAGGTCCCCGACGCCGCCGAACTGCAACTGCAGCACCAGCTCGCCGTGACTGGCGCACCGTACGGGTACGTCGCCGGCATGATCGGCGGATCCCGCATCGTCACCCGCCGAGTCGACCGCGACCAGGAACTGATCGACATGATCATCGCCGAAGAGGAAGCGTTCTGGCAGCACGTGCTCAACGAGACGACACCGCCGATCACGTCGCGTGAATCGGTCGCCGACATCGTCGCAGCCGCAGGGGACCCGGACGTCGAGACACTCGTCGCCGGGCCGGAGGTCGCGCACGAGGCTCGCCGCTGGGCCGACGCGTACCGGCAGGCGACCGCCGACGAGAAGGCCGCGAAGGCGAAGAAGGCCGAGGCCCGCAACAACCTGTTGTTCCTCGCCGACGGGCACAGCGAGATCGCCGAACAGTCGGGCGACGTCATCCACACCGTCGTGAAGATCGTCCGCGGCGTGTTCGCCGCCAAGCGGTGGCGCGACGACAACCCTGATCTCGCTCCGCAGTTCGAGAAGAAGGTGCTGGTCACTGACACCGCAGCGTTGAGAGCAGAACTGCCGGACATGTACCGCGCGTACCAGTCGGTGTCCGTCCGGTTCCCGAAGTCCTGA